AGGAGTTTAATTTCTCATGtcttttatttaaagagcaagtcacccccaaatcaacttttttttgctgataaacgatTTAAACAAGTGtccaatcgtgctgtagacacgtgtagtcaataatttggcccttcagtgcattttagttaaaatttaaacattctgcctaaaactgtcagtgttgagccgtcgtcaggtaaaaactctgcaatgcgtttgaattgaaatctgccatcgctattggctaagaggtacactatgatgttagctggtacattatgatgtcacaatgtcattgtgagcctgtatgtgtgtatttgctagcgactccaccctctcggtctgcctggcaacatATTTGTTGCATTATTCAAATTGAAGAGGCAGTGGAGTAGGACTCTGGTaaaggggtgacttgctttttaactAATTGTGATTCATCAATTTGCAACAAAGCATTCAGAAGAAACCTTTTCACCTTTTACTGCATCAAATCCAAAGTGCCTGAGTCCGACAGAAACAACCTCCTGCAGATCTGATTCGGTTGGgggagaacgtgtgtgtgtgtgtgtgtgtgtgtgtgtgtgtgtgtgtgtgtgtgtgtgtgtgtgtgtgtgtgtgtgtgtgtgtgtgtgtgcagaacatcagctgctggggaAAAGAGGAAAACACAACTCCAACAGCGAGAAAAGGCACAAAGAGAGACGGCAACACCAAATTTTACTGCATGATCAACACGGAGACAACGCAACAATACTGCTGAGTTCCAGGTATTTGAAAAAATCAGACAGGAGGGATTTACCCTAAACAGTGACCCCAAATACCCCCAAGCCCCGTCGGCGGTCCACACACTTTCCATTAAAGGTTTATATCATGGTTCGTCTGAGCTGCTAACAGGGCCTCACTGGTGCACGAGAGGAATGTTTGGTTCAGATTCACtaaaattataattaaaagtaAACACAGCTGGAGGCAATAAAACAACTAACATACTTTAAATGAAAAGTCTGGTTTGTTCTGATTTGCCTGATAATGTGCAGCATTTTGGGGTCAAACTCAGCGGCTTGGTTGTTAAAAAACTGGATTAGAGCTTTTAAAAACACTTCCAAGGAAATGGAAATCCTCTGGCACCAAAGACTAGTCTGCAGCACAAGTCCGGATCTTTGCATTCTGCTAAATCGTCATCTTTCCAGGATTTTTTCCATCAATCAGAAAAACCCTTTCTTTGTAAAAACCCTGCAGTAAATTCACTCTGCTTCAGAATAATGCAGGACACCTGAGAATGGTCGTGCAGCATTTCTAAAATATACAAAATACGTTCTTTAAAACATAGAACTACAGTGATTTTTCATAAAATATACTTCTTAATATCTGTGCATATTTGCAGAATCTCAAAGCAGGtgaagaaaaaacacaaacaggAGCTTCAGCTGAAGCTTCCAGAGAGACCAACGCTCCAATCAGTGCCGACCCGATGAAGACAACGAGACGGTCAGCTTAATGACACGTTCACATGTACCGACATACAGAGAATAAAGGAATAAGAGCAGATCCTGGATCATCTGGAGCGACCAGAGGAATGAAAAATCTTTCATTTATTTAGTCCGAGTGAATCTGAACGTAGACGGTGCATCGCTGCACTTCCTGTCACCTGAGACAAACTGACGAGTCCTGAAAGAGGATCTGACCCGGTAAAAGCAGCGTTTCACATGGACTTCATTACCCACAATCTATGATTAAAGTACTTCTGCTCCAGGAAAAAAGGTATTTCTACATTAAAACAGCAACAGTTTGGATCCTAAAGATGACAAATAAAATCAGAGTGGCATCTGAACGCTAAAAGAAAgacatgttttctttttcttttgttctttttttttttgtagaaaaGCGCTGAGTCATCACTAGTGCTTTGCTGAAACAGGTCTGTTGATGGTTTTCTGAACGGCAGTGAAAAATATCATGTGCAGAAGAACCTGCTGTTGTGGGTTGACGAGGCAGCAGGAACACAGCAGAACCAGACAGGAGCAGtttggggtcaaaggtcacagcagATTCTCATTAAACATGGAAACAGTCTCCATGTTCCAGCTGTTTTTCTGTCCATCAGCCAGTGTCTGAGACAGGAAGCAGAGGAGCAGCTGCTTCGCTCCTCTCTCCTCCTTCCCTCACTGTGCTCGTCCTCAGCTGGTACTCAGCCAGCTTCctctttttcttctcctcctcctccatctcgtTTGAGCTGGGGAACAGTGGGAATTCTGGACAATATGCTGATGGGAAACACGGGACCAAGTGCACCTCTCTGCTCTCCTTCATGAGCTGGACACAGGTGTAGAAATCCTGCGGTGAGTGGCTGGTTGGGTCAGAACCGGGGCCAGTGTTGGTAGGGTGGAACGGATGTTCCATCGTGCTGTAGTCGGTCCCTAGTACCGACGTAATCTCAGCTCTCTGCTGTGGAGATGGAGCAGTCAGCAGTGAGGGGAGGATCTCAGGAGGAGACGTGCAGTACGAAGACACGCTCTGGACATAGGTGGTTGGGCTCTGGGCAGGGAAGTGGTTCTGGGCGGTACCAGGTACCACCTTCCTATCACAACCATCAGATGGGACTCTGCAGTTCTTCAGGGAGGTGAGATAGGCACCATCAGCCCTCACCTGGTCCCAGACCTCCATGGAGTAGCTTGGGGGTCTGTAGCCATGGAAGGTGCTGAAGTGATGGTTGATTTCCTCCAGGTTCCCCTTCTGAGGAGGAAGAGGCAATATCAAGAGTTTAGAGTTGGGTCAGAACAGGTTCAAAGACACACAGAATCAACAACAGCTGAAGAAAACTAAAGACCCTAAATGCATCGCGTTACCTTCAAGAGCAGAGGGTCAATCCCCATGATCCGTGGTTTCGGAATGGGAGGCAGGAAGTactcttttattctgaaggagaaAACATGTAAACGGGAAACATGAAgaggcttctctctctctctctcacacacacacacacacacacacacacacacacacacacacacacacacacacacacacacacacacacacacacacacacacacacacacacacacacacacacacacaaacacctcacTCTGACCCTGAAAAGAAAAGGACCAGTCACACTTCCTGATTCATCAGCATCACACTTTCCATTTCACTCTGTTTGTGCATCATGACAagatagagagagagaatgtgtgtgtgtgtgtgtgtgtgtgtgtgtgtgtgcgcgcgcgtgcgtgcgtgtgtgtatctgcAGGCTGGACTCCAGCTGCTGCTCCTGTTGAATCTGCAGCATCTGCTGGCTCCAACATGAGCCATCATTAACCCGCTCGGGATTTAAAGGCTGATGTTTCTATCAGACATGACAGATGTCAGGAACAcagtagaaacacacacacatgcaaccaCACATGTatgtgcacagacacacacactacttATTAGAGTCTGACACAGGGCTCTATACCGGCCGTGGAACTGAAAGAACACTAAAGTAGTGCTGAGACAGAAACCCTACTGTGACCCTGATGGAGCTCAAACACTAGCCTAAAAGCAGAAAGACACAGATtgtgtcttacacacacacacacacacacacacacacacacacacacacacacacacacacacacacacacacacacacacacacacacacacacacacacacacacacacacacacacagatgtttaATTAGCTCTAACATAATTAGATTATAAGGGAAAAGATCCTGCTACTAATTAAAATGATTACTGCTTGAGTTTTATTTCTCCTTTTCAGGTTAAAAATCAAGGGAAATGCTTTGACATCTCATCAAAGTAAAAGCATCAACTGAGCCCAAACCCAAACACAAAGTGTCTCTGTAGAGTCCAAGGTTTCCCCATCCTTAGTTAGTCCTGAGTATTTAGTCCTTATTATGATCTGttctggtggcctgaggatcgggtctctgctttttgcagatgatgtggtcctgttggcttcatcagaacgtgatctccgactttcactggagcggtttgcagccaagtgtgaagcagctgggatgagaataagctcctctaaatccgagaccatggtcttgactcggaaaagggtagaatgccttctccgggtcagggatgaggtcttgctgttgtgtgtcggggtgagtactcctccttctctacaacatctttgtgagatcttcattccaggagagggcactcaccagctgcggagCATTACCAATCAgaggcagctgcagatcctcagaGCAactgcagcagagctctatttaagaggagagggaactacttcacatcgctggatgattagctaCTCACGGTAGTATCTTGCCACTCTCAAGTCTTAGGTTatgcttggtctctgctcagacatttttGCTGTTGCAGTAATGGATGTATTTGGATTTTTTTCTTGGATTCTTGTGTTTGGACCATTTTGGGCTCAAGTTTGTATTcctcttcaggatacttggaaacGCTGAACCATTGATGGAATATACCTACCTGGAactcaccataacccgcctggacaaCAACTCTCACGGTTCGcctctcctcctgttcctcctatcCTCTGCCGCCATCGTCTGGCCTCCTCTCCTGGACGCACCCGTCACACCATCTGCCCTCCCTACTGACTTCTGGACTCTTTCTGGCTTCATtgaacttggatatctccaggacacttttagttgggtttaataaatcattgtttgaactttctgctgtTTTGTGAtgcttcttcatgtcgtgggttaaacaccttcccagggacaTGACACTTGCCTCAAGtgcaggagtttaagtatctcagggtcttgttcacgagtgagggaaagatggggcGTGAGATCGACGGGCGGATTGGTGTTGCGTCTGCAGTGCTGTggacattgtaccggtctgtcgtgctgAAGagagagccagaaggcaaagctcgcaATTTACCATTCctgccctcatctatggtcaggagctttgggtagtgaccgaaagaacgagatcgcggatacaagtggccgaattgagttttctccgcagggtcgcTGGGCTCCCTGCatcgagaagctcagtcatccgggactaGACCCGCCgctcctccatgtcgagaggagccagtagaaGTGGCTCgagcatttggtcaggatgcctccctggcacatccaaccgggaggagacctaaaggaagactcaaGACACGCTGGAGAAacgatgtctctcagctggccagtgaATGCCTTCAGACTcccacggaggagctggccctagtggctgaggagaaggaagtctgggtctctctgcttCGGCTACTGCTCCCACAACCCGACCCCGGAGAGgcggctgaaaacagctggattctGAAAAACGCTCTCTGCCCACCATCAGGattattctaaaaaaaaaacaccaacttACAACATAATAAAATAAAGAGAAATAATTATGTATCCTCTAACCACACAACAATAAGGAATGTCTTCATGATTATTCACCTccagacatttttatttatgtcCAGTTTATCAAACGTTCTCCTTAAATTATTTCATCAGACGTTTAGATGTTTGAACAGAGAAGATTCTCGTGTTAGCAAGTGAAATCTGACACTGAGTGAGTTCCTCACCTCCTGCTCTGTGGAATCAAGCCAAAGGCCACAACCAGCAGGGCCACCACACCAACTCCcaccaccagaaccagaaccaggactttACCTGCACAGGTAAACACAGTCTGAGGGATCAATCAGATGTCTTAAAATGAAGTTTTAGTTGGGATCATCGCTGCTTTCATGATAGAGACATCAATATGGATGAAAATCCAGTTAGTTACGTTATTAAGACTCTTGTTGAGACGTTTACAACTAGAGTTCATCTCATCAGAAGATGGAGCGGAACTTTAAACCTAAAACGGGTTTAAATGATCCGGTTTCTACAGTCGGACTCAGCTCCACCACCATCATCGGCTCCACCAGATGTTTACGTAAACTATTTCATTTCTCCATCTTTCTCTGTAATGTTAGAACTCTTAATGAAAAGACAAAACATCATCGCTGCAGTTTGCAAAATGTCTAATTCAAATCAGTCAGCTGATAATCTAAATAAAAGTTTCCAGTCTCAGCAGCTGACACGTCACAATGTGTCAGGCTCTCGCTGACATGGCAACCACGTGTGTTCACCTGTGGGCGCACGATGGGGGATGCTCATTAGGAGGGTGGAGCTCCATTTGCTCCACAGGCCGGAGTTGTGGGACCGACATCGGACCCTGACCGCATAGTCCCCGACTCGCAGTCCAAGCAGCTCCACTTGGGGCTCACGCAGAGGATGCTTCACCTTCAGACAGAGAAGTGAGAGTGGGAAGGACCTTAGTAAAGATTAGATGACTCTTTACATTAAAACTCTTCATGATCAGGTGGGTTTTGCTTTATTTGTTctactttttaaaatattttctctAACCTGCAGCTTCTAAAAACATCCTAAAAACTGGTTcacctaaagcctgattcatgcttctccgtcagctccaaaagggagagaagcacgcacggacggagatgttttgccctcagacatctccgtctcctggggagtgttgcaaagcaattccccaccaggacaacagagggcgtagcgctgttctgtggtatcctgccatgtcTCCGGTCAAAGATAGTTTGtttacatggacgtaatttgggggggggggagggggccgggacatgtcccctccactttttccaaaatcaagttttgacccctgcactttttaccatccaaaaacaatattacactatattaaattgacactggttgagctctaggaccaagcagaaaacaaccatttgttttgaagcctgtttcccattagagcatactgtaaagataccccccccccccgtgtcccccccacttctaaagtgaaaattacgtccatgtgtgtttatgttgtgttttttttttgtatataagagactttttaacacggacaaatttgtctcgcatcctcctccacctcttcatgcactcgccacctctaaacccacgtttcctgtcatttcggtccacaaataaaattcttgctgcgcatcttttcactcctccagtcacggggaattaaacgttcatgtttttagagttttttgcaaggtattcttcaagctgctccgtgtctgccgctagttatcctcggctctctttatgtttttgagggtgcaatgccggcggtgtagacgaccgcgacgtcctgatcaatcacaagcttgcgttgtccatctcgcctgacggatgtttagaaaagagagctcgactccgtccgtccttgtggagctcttcagcaggcccgcaagggcggataatggtgttgcatgtctccgcactgacgcagacggagaagcaggaATCAGGCTTTAGAAATGTCTAACTGATACAATTCAAAATGCAAAAACAACCATCTGGCcttagttttctcagtctgcatttGGAATATTCAGTATAAAATCTGGCACACAACGATTTATCTCCACAGAGAAAAGAGGAATATTCAGTAGATCTGCTGACTCAAatctttattttactttaaaggcCAACTCTGCAGTTTTAACTTGctgttagcaccccctagtgtccattttaaTCCACTGTCATCAAACTGAAATCTGAATCAACTGTATGAGATGGCTGAAGTCAGTCAcaccttgatgttcttccatataaCGTTTAATTTATAATATTATAAATACAGGCTTATAATTCCTTCATGTTTTTCTGAATTGAGTGAAATGGCCAAAAAAAatggaggaaaaacaaaacgattttgaggTCACCCAGCAAGGTCAATTGGTTTAGTCTTGACTCCTGGTTGTTGTCGTTGAGGATTGGAAACCTGTTTATTGAGTCGAGTGCCAAACGAGATGGACAGAAAAAGGCCAAAACCATCAGGTGCCCAACtcaggaaaagaagaaaagaagaagagaaacaggctAAAGACAACGGTAGTACGTTCTCGTGCTCGGatgcatgtttttaattttttaaaaaccGGTTCACTGGggattttaacagttaaattcggtcaactaaatGCTAACAGAGCAAATGGCGCTGAAAGTTTGAAACAAATAGTTCGAATTAATTCCTTTAATCCTTTTTTTAATGATTCAAGTGCGAGGATTCGTTAAATGCGCACTGCAGCCTGCGGCGTGcctcctgaacaacaacaaaaacacgttGATCATgagtcatgttcacataataatgaataaactctacaagcagaaaaaAAGTCCCTAGTCCTCACTAACTATCccgttattagcatttccagtactactgaacatgttaatgaaatacattacTGGTCCACTGATCATAGCATGCCAGCAAACTCATGCAGTCTCCAAATATGCGTGTGGACCTAGCTGTGAGTCTTTTGAAGAAGACTGAGCAAGGTCTCCACAGCTACAGGGCAAGTGGCTTTGTGACAGCACAGATGGCAGCCAAACAAACGTGTGAAGAAATGAATGTGGAGGCTGTTTTGAAACACAAAAGGTTGAGGTCCACAAAGTGCCACTTTTCATATGAATCCCATGATGACCTTTCAGTGATGCCCTCAAAAAGTTGGAGGTTGAATTCTTCAGTGTTGTTGTTGATGCAGCCACATCAGCCATCAAGGAGAGGTTTTCCACACTGGAAATTGTTCAAAACAAATTTGGGGTTTTGACCAATTATTCAAGCCTTGCAGATGAGGAGCTGACAGAGCAATGTGAGGAATTAAGCACCACACTGCACTTGATGGGAACTCTGATTTGAATGGTAGAGAGCTTGTGCAAGAAATCGAGAACTTCCCTAACCTGCCATCAACAACCATGAGCCTCCTCGAGCTCATCACTTTTATCCATGATAAAGATCTAGCAGAGATCTACTCGGAGATCGTCTTTTTAACAtcataatctaactgctgaatctCCCTTCAGcctccttcattagtgtctacaggattgattcatcagctgtgttcatgatctaaaacatgtggaaacatgctggaagcacacTCCAGCGCTAGCATGTCGGCTAGCCACTTTACTATTGTCTAACAGAGTTCCTGGTAAATAGTACGACCAAGATCCTGAGAGGAGGAATCGTGTTACCACAGCGAAAGActgtgccacctcaaaaacaaatttaacacgcgatggtttatgtcggctcatatccttttatgatttctgtctttcatttgtgcctgatgcgtttcgctgctgcggagcctatcacctgttttgtcctccggcgaCCCTCAATGGCGCGGCCGGCGCGCAATCCagtatttttgcggtcggtagatctttttgaactgcagttcagaggtaactcataaggtgaaaaatatgaagccaggtagcagcagcttttctttaggattgagtggAGATGCAGTATAAtagacaggcaggacagaaaaatagtcacataaaaacaagttagtttttgtacctggtggttgcaacaaacagacaccattgaaggtaatcagaagtgaggaacacaaaatgaaattattctttcaGTGTTTAGATCAGCactcagcaggaactctgagaggctgcaggcgcatcagtgagtttgcagccgctgcgcagggggagggggctgaagcagggtaacagtaaagatgcaaaaactaccgttgttaaaagagatgtgtgttaactttgaaaatgtgagcgcaagtttaattgtcaaaaactacaGCGAACCAaacacccaccccacccccatcattttagcacatactggctcaagaaaattatttagaaaTACGAAAATCGTACTTTGTTTCCCTTTAAATGAATCTTTTCTTCTGTCAGAAGTTTTTGCTGAGTTTTATTGTGAGAGCAGACAGAGTGTTTACCTTCCAGCTGTCGGGCTCAGTGACCCTTTGGTATTGCAGCTCGTACACCAGCGTGATCCAACCGTAACGCAGGTCCTCAGGGACCGGATAGGTCCAGGACAGCAGCACGTTGTGCCCCATCTCATCTCCACCGGTGTCCGTCAGCCTGTAGCTCAGGTTGGCTGGGGCCTCCGTCTCCACTGTCCCCCACAACGACAAACAAACAAGATGAACaaaagctgctcctccacatcgagaggatccagttgaggtggctcaggcatctggttaggatgcctccctgatgaTGATTTCAGAGCACATATTTTTTTTGTTTCCTCTCCTTTAAGATTCTCTCACCTGTTGTGTACCTGAGACCACATCATGGCCTAAACTTTCCCAAAGggatcttttgtacgttcttgccgtGATTTTCTTCAaagtccatttttggttcttttttaaacacagataaggtttctctttaccttgctgacgttttgtttgcggctgcaaacatcctcagagctaacgcagatggtggcgtcacttcctactccatttatccgcgggcagcagaggacgttgtcgccctctgctgcccgctctccctctccgatgatgcagtcccatgcgcgatccaacgagtaaactccatcgtctctgttcatggtcccacatccacgtctccttatctctatagcgtcttttatccatcttttgtgtttctgttgttcggtgtttatgatccttgtgttgtcccagtccattacatggttttctcttttgcagtgatctgttacggctgacttctttattgtgctttctgctccttgttttgctgctcttgtgtgttttcgacttgtttctttctcgcactcctttctatgttctattgttcgtgtgttgagttggcatacggtttctcctatgtatgttttattgcagagttagcatggatttcgtaaatgactccacatttaagtccaactgtttctaactgttgtgtatggttttgttggtgtgtttatgttgtgttttttcattgttgctcttatctgttctgttatgcctttgatgtatggtagggttatcactggttttggttcttgtctttctggatttctggttctttgctttggttgttcttttctttctgttgttgttcgtTGTTTTTTTCCCATgttgggtatctgcaggtttttaAAGCGtggtgtatgtgtttgtcctcttgtttatggtctcttctgttaccatgtttgctcggtgatataatgatctgattaatgacattttgtgtatggtggggtgttctgatgtccataataaatattggtctgtgtgtgtcggtttcctatatgtgtttatgtttagggtcccgtcagtctgcctggttattttcatgtccataaatgctatactgccttctgtttctgactcatatgtgaactttatgttacctgtgtcatcaatgttattcaagtgttgtgttagtgtttctgtttgtcctttggtatgatttccagtatgtcgtctacgtagcgtttccatagttttatttagcagtttgggAGGGCAgcggctatggctttttgctctaggtcttccatgaaaaactcacacagtgtggctgataacgggttacccatggcgaagccttccagttgtttgtatattgtgtcatgTTATgtaaagtaagtggagttagctaccagtcctatcagttgtgctatgttatctgctgtgaggtttgttcttttgtgtaaagtcttgtcctgtctgattctaactactatgtctatggtttttttgggttggtgtttttgtgaacagggatgtgacgtcatgtgagatgagtatgtcgttgtcttctattgtaatcttttttagttcttttgccagttctatgctatttttgcaacgttgatctgtgttacctaataacgggctgatgattttgcagatatcttttgccatgttgtatgttggtgtacctatgctgtctactattggtctaagtggggtgttttgtttgtgtatttttggcgttccatagattcttggtgttatgtttgctgtagggatccagtgtttgtacattttttctgttattttacctttttcttgtagtggcttcagtaatttttccatgtttttcttaatgctttCTGTTTGGTCTTTTTtgagtattttgtatgtatttttgtcctctaacatctgGTTCGTCTGTTGTTTATGTAGATGATTATGAATTATGAAGATgatcttacatttaattagaaaccataaaatgtgaaatatcatgaaagatgaaatatcaccttcatggatctttgagtaaatttaaccagaagatcggatctttttcttgcagggattgagcagcaCTTCGTATcaacttcaagaaaagagagtgagtcaggtttaaaagtttgaaggtttattactaaacaaattaaacaagactaactttaaacactaggtgtatggtgtaactaaggtgaagtaagactgagaatggtgtatgtgtgaatatgttcagaaccagcaaatacggagaaacgattagttctgatgggattgAAGATTATGTTTTGCGCTAAGCTTGGTttgggagatttataacacacattgagacgataTTCTGTTGGTCTAtatacccttggcggaagtccccgttagatcaggaatgtcaaggtccagcttgacctcctctggcaccgaagccggtagaaaagcagcggatgccgaccagaccagtcttgagatacttccaggtcacaacagttttattggcatctagcgagacccaaaaagggggtcgtgatggttcagcttttattctgaaaggaaccgttacagcaggtggaacatgttaccgatttaatccagcttgtcgctaggttatttcggctgaagaggaaagtttacggattggccactccgacaacttctctagaacgcttgaactgaagttaagatgacgtgggcatagttttataatttggatgttttgatttacggtcgaatcaaaaaaggacaaccagaggggatttaccaagcaccaa
This sequence is a window from Nothobranchius furzeri strain GRZ-AD chromosome 3, NfurGRZ-RIMD1, whole genome shotgun sequence. Protein-coding genes within it:
- the LOC107384629 gene encoding prolactin receptor codes for the protein MGGAQSRAAAPPNQKESAEVVQMVTCFWRLWDPDHNQVDRRSQEYNSISADLIFIVFYFFTGDSLVGGASASQAGRTAEEEEEDEGREEHLEGAGAPAGIWRMTRDQKALHLLRQLDEQCRTLRTDLNRTSGWVDVRPDRSEARSAVVFEPECCWSEERRRRIICRNSRSANAGGMLWLLLCLLPLGGSSRIGTLDVAPGPKDSHELAFDVNTRPQIYYCRSPNMEDFTCWWHPLVNLTDGEDVTYTLIYSKDKGPSHECPDYVSGGSNSCHFDSSHTSIWKIYCMKVTAMAGSRNYTSQEHCLDVAEIVETEAPANLSYRLTDTGGDEMGHNVLLSWTYPVPEDLRYGWITLVYELQYQRVTEPDSWKVKHPLREPQVELLGLRVGDYAVRVRCRSHNSGLWSKWSSTLLMSIPHRAPTGKVLVLVLVVGVGVVALLVVAFGLIPQSRRIKEYFLPPIPKPRIMGIDPLLLKKGNLEEINHHFSTFHGYRPPSYSMEVWDQVRADGAYLTSLKNCRVPSDGCDRKVVPGTAQNHFPAQSPTTYVQSVSSYCTSPPEILPSLLTAPSPQQRAEITSVLGTDYSTMEHPFHPTNTGPGSDPTSHSPQDFYTCVQLMKESREVHLVPCFPSAYCPEFPLFPSSNEMEEEEKKKRKLAEYQLRTSTVREGGERSEAAAPLLPVSDTG